A single genomic interval of Cellvibrio sp. PSBB023 harbors:
- the pilW gene encoding type IV pilus biogenesis/stability protein PilW: MQKNKLHKLLQLLLVGIASVVLLAGCVSDGKGKPNRPVDKVKSLELHIKLAQGYIDRGNRESARHHLRKAAEIDRNSADATETMARLYQLEGEPALAEESFKKAIKAKKNFTLARNNYGVFLFGAKRYEEALEQFELAAEDLDYTGRASTLVNVGRTALLLGKNERAKAALEHAAVLDRSLGDAQIELADINFQNQEYAAAKQHLDRYQALGQVTPRSLLLGIRLERIFGNKDKEASYLLMLKNRFPYSKEYLEYKQTMM; encoded by the coding sequence ATGCAAAAGAATAAACTACATAAATTGCTACAACTGTTGCTAGTCGGTATAGCGAGCGTGGTACTGCTTGCTGGTTGTGTATCTGATGGCAAGGGAAAACCCAATCGCCCTGTTGATAAAGTTAAGTCTCTGGAGTTACACATTAAGCTGGCGCAAGGTTACATCGACAGGGGAAATCGTGAGTCTGCACGGCATCATCTGCGTAAAGCGGCAGAGATAGATCGTAATTCGGCAGACGCTACCGAAACCATGGCGCGCCTCTACCAATTAGAGGGTGAGCCCGCACTGGCAGAAGAGTCGTTCAAAAAAGCGATTAAAGCCAAAAAGAATTTTACCTTGGCGCGCAACAACTACGGTGTCTTTTTGTTTGGTGCCAAACGCTATGAAGAGGCATTGGAACAATTTGAATTGGCTGCGGAAGATCTGGATTACACTGGTCGCGCATCTACTTTGGTAAATGTGGGAAGAACGGCGTTGTTGCTCGGCAAAAACGAACGTGCCAAAGCTGCACTTGAACATGCTGCTGTACTTGATCGCAGTTTGGGCGATGCACAGATTGAGTTGGCCGATATCAATTTTCAAAATCAGGAGTACGCCGCTGCTAAGCAGCATCTTGATCGCTATCAAGCGCTGGGGCAGGTTACACCGCGTTCACTCTTGTTAGGTATCCGTTTGGAACGTATTTTTGGCAACAAGGATAAAGAGGCCAGTTATCTTTTAATGTTAAAAAATCGTTTCCCTTATTCAAAAGAATATCTTGAATATAAACAGACGATGATGTGA
- a CDS encoding RodZ domain-containing protein, whose product MTSEDEKKSTDDSRSRDLSPGKLLVWARERSNLTQDQVAKELYMTLTKVRALESDDYRHMGADTFVRGYLRAYANLVHLDVAQVLVAYDRHLQKLGLLEAPVPRRTESANKPIWQFVLFIVVALVVLWLISIWFFDNRQSPVIDRPANVTPQLEIGHVALSSTASSVLLVADRIPAVESTASSTDSVSATTSSDAVQSTTQSVSSVAASVESSSQASVAVVPVVANTTGLAVLALSFTAECWLEVSDARGDVLAADLQATGSRLQLQGEAPFDVKLGNAHAARIELNGESIAIAPLPTTNVLSLKVGQ is encoded by the coding sequence ATGACTTCTGAAGACGAGAAAAAATCCACAGACGATAGTAGATCCAGAGACCTTTCGCCCGGAAAGCTTCTGGTGTGGGCGCGTGAGCGATCCAACCTGACGCAAGATCAGGTGGCCAAAGAACTCTACATGACGCTCACTAAAGTCAGGGCATTAGAGTCTGATGACTATCGTCATATGGGCGCCGATACTTTTGTACGTGGTTACCTTCGCGCTTATGCCAATCTGGTTCATCTTGATGTTGCCCAAGTGTTGGTAGCCTATGATCGGCACCTGCAAAAATTAGGTTTGCTCGAAGCTCCCGTACCGCGTCGTACAGAATCTGCCAATAAACCTATTTGGCAGTTCGTGTTATTTATCGTGGTTGCTCTGGTTGTGCTGTGGTTAATTTCAATCTGGTTCTTTGATAATCGCCAGTCCCCCGTGATTGATCGCCCCGCCAATGTCACGCCGCAATTGGAGATTGGTCATGTCGCATTAAGTTCGACAGCCAGTTCGGTACTGCTTGTTGCGGATAGGATCCCGGCTGTTGAATCTACGGCATCCTCTACTGATAGTGTGTCCGCTACAACCTCGAGCGATGCGGTGCAATCCACTACACAATCCGTTAGTAGTGTCGCGGCATCTGTTGAGTCTTCCAGTCAGGCATCGGTGGCTGTTGTTCCGGTGGTCGCGAATACAACTGGATTGGCGGTGCTTGCGTTAAGTTTCACTGCGGAGTGTTGGTTGGAAGTGAGCGATGCACGCGGTGATGTGCTCGCGGCAGATTTGCAAGCAACAGGTAGTCGTTTGCAATTGCAAGGTGAGGCACCATTTGATGTGAAACTTGGTAATGCTCATGCGGCACGTATTGAACTTAATGGTGAGTCAATTGCGATAGCGCCATTGCCAACCACAAATGTATTGTCGTTAAAAGTGGGTCAGTAA